In the Aromatoleum bremense genome, one interval contains:
- the argJ gene encoding bifunctional glutamate N-acetyltransferase/amino-acid acetyltransferase ArgJ, giving the protein MPVNLTAVQPSNLIPVPGVRVGVAEAGIRKANRRDLTLIELAAGSRVAGVFTLNRFCAAPVQLCKQHIAGGEVRALVINTGVANAGTGEQGLADAHATCVAVARALDIAPEQVLPFSTGVILEPLPVDRLIAGLPAAHANLRAEGWFDAAHAIMTTDTLAKAVSRQVEIGGRTVTLTGISKGAGMIKPNMATMLGFLACDAAVSQALLDALTKEAADLSFNSITVDGDTSTNDSFIVVATGQAGNAEIADPLGPDFHALRDAVIDVSIRLAQAIVRDGEGATKFMTIAVEGGLDIVECRKVAYAIGQSPLVKTAFFASDPNLGRILAAIGYAGIQDLDVGRLRVWLGTAAEEVLVAELGGRATTYREEDGARVMKEAEITVRVDLGRGRARATVWTCDFSYDYVKINADYRS; this is encoded by the coding sequence ATGCCTGTCAATCTCACCGCTGTGCAGCCGTCCAATCTCATTCCGGTGCCCGGCGTTCGCGTCGGGGTCGCGGAGGCCGGTATCCGCAAGGCCAACCGGCGTGACCTGACGCTGATCGAACTCGCGGCCGGCAGTCGTGTGGCCGGTGTCTTCACCCTCAACCGCTTCTGTGCGGCGCCGGTGCAACTGTGCAAGCAGCACATCGCCGGCGGCGAGGTGCGTGCGCTCGTCATCAACACCGGCGTCGCGAACGCCGGCACCGGCGAACAGGGGCTTGCGGATGCGCACGCGACCTGCGTCGCGGTGGCGCGCGCGCTGGATATCGCGCCCGAGCAGGTGCTGCCGTTTTCGACCGGCGTGATTCTCGAACCACTGCCCGTCGACCGCCTGATCGCCGGACTGCCCGCCGCGCATGCGAATTTGCGTGCCGAGGGCTGGTTCGATGCGGCGCACGCGATCATGACGACCGACACGCTGGCGAAGGCGGTGTCGCGGCAGGTCGAGATCGGCGGTCGCACCGTCACCTTGACCGGCATCAGCAAGGGCGCCGGCATGATCAAGCCGAACATGGCGACGATGCTCGGATTTCTCGCCTGCGACGCAGCCGTCTCGCAGGCCCTGCTCGATGCGCTGACGAAGGAGGCCGCGGACCTGTCCTTCAACAGCATCACGGTCGATGGCGATACCTCGACCAACGACTCGTTCATCGTCGTCGCCACCGGCCAGGCCGGCAACGCCGAGATTGCCGATCCGCTGGGCCCGGACTTCCATGCGCTGCGTGATGCGGTCATCGATGTGTCGATCCGGCTCGCACAGGCGATCGTCCGCGACGGCGAGGGCGCGACCAAGTTCATGACGATCGCGGTTGAAGGCGGTCTCGACATCGTCGAATGCCGCAAAGTGGCGTATGCGATCGGCCAGTCGCCGCTCGTCAAGACCGCGTTCTTCGCGTCGGACCCGAACCTCGGTCGCATCCTCGCCGCGATCGGCTATGCCGGCATCCAGGACCTGGACGTCGGGCGCCTGCGCGTGTGGCTCGGCACCGCGGCCGAAGAGGTGCTCGTCGCCGAACTCGGCGGCCGCGCCACGACCTACCGGGAGGAGGACGGCGCCCGGGTAATGAAGGAAGCCGAGATCACCGTGCGTGTCGACCTCGGGCGAGGCCGTGCACGGGCGACCGTGTGGACATGCGATTTTTCATACGACTACGTGAAGATCAACGCTGACTACCGCAGCTGA
- a CDS encoding DUF2322 family protein has translation MPFADNLKQLPKISHLAALNLIDADDSIVGTIENKAGQAGSLAVYNHLAQLYGAIGPEAARKGLELYAEHSEDARANPGKHPNIDRLIGLIERGATLRVKQVFAV, from the coding sequence ATGCCTTTTGCCGACAACCTCAAGCAGTTGCCGAAAATCTCGCATCTGGCCGCGCTGAACCTCATCGATGCGGACGATTCGATCGTCGGCACGATCGAGAACAAGGCCGGGCAGGCGGGCTCGCTGGCAGTCTATAACCACCTCGCGCAGCTTTACGGCGCGATCGGTCCCGAAGCGGCGCGGAAGGGGCTCGAACTGTACGCCGAGCACAGCGAGGACGCCCGCGCGAATCCTGGCAAGCATCCGAACATCGACCGCCTGATCGGCCTGATCGAGCGCGGCGCGACGCTGCGGGTGAAGCAGGTTTTCGCGGTATGA
- the secD gene encoding protein translocase subunit SecD encodes MNRYPLWKNILIGLVLFFGLIYTLPNFYGEVPAVQVSSGKATLKLDPALVAPIEQTLRDAQVPYDGLFVDANSIRVRLGSSEDQLRAKDAIEKRLNPDPSDPSHIVALNLLSASPTWLTAIHALPMYLGLDLRGGVHFLLEVDMPGAITKRLDATAGDLRTLLRDKDVRHAGIVREGNAIQLRFRDAAQRDAARNAILNSTRDLQFVDRDDGSTDLKLIATLTPVAQQTIRDFAIKQNITTLHNRINELGVAEPVIQQQGADRIVVQLPGVQDVAKAKDILGRTATLEVRMVDDSPGALEAALAGNVPFGTELYTERGGSPLLVRSQVVLTGDRLTDAQPGFDGQTNEPAVHLTLDAAGSRIFRDITRENVGKRMAILLIEKGKGEVVTAPVIRSEIGGGRVQISGRMTTTEANDVALLLRAGSLAAPMEIIEERTVGPSLGADNIAKGFNSTLWGFVAIAVFMSAYYLLFGVVSVIALAANLLLLVALLSLLQATLTLPGIAAMALTLGMAIDANVLINERIREELRNGVSPQAAIHTGYDRAFDTILDSNITTLIAGIALLVFGSGPVRGFAVVHCLGILTSMFSAILISRMLVNLIYGRRRKVESLSIGQIWKPGKAGN; translated from the coding sequence ATGAACCGCTACCCGCTCTGGAAGAACATCCTCATTGGTCTGGTCCTGTTCTTCGGCCTGATCTACACCCTTCCCAACTTCTACGGTGAAGTCCCCGCAGTTCAGGTCTCCAGCGGCAAAGCGACGCTCAAGCTCGACCCCGCGCTGGTCGCCCCGATCGAACAGACGCTGCGCGACGCGCAGGTTCCCTACGACGGCCTGTTCGTCGACGCCAACAGCATCCGCGTGCGGCTGGGCAGCAGCGAGGACCAGCTGCGCGCCAAGGACGCGATCGAGAAGCGGCTCAATCCCGACCCCAGCGATCCTTCCCATATCGTCGCGCTGAACCTGCTGTCGGCCTCACCGACCTGGCTCACCGCGATCCACGCGCTGCCGATGTACCTCGGCCTCGACCTGCGCGGCGGGGTGCATTTCCTGCTCGAAGTGGACATGCCGGGCGCGATCACGAAGCGGCTCGACGCAACCGCCGGCGACCTGCGCACGCTGCTGCGCGACAAGGACGTGCGCCACGCCGGCATCGTGCGCGAAGGCAACGCCATCCAGCTGCGTTTTCGCGATGCCGCACAGCGCGACGCGGCGCGCAACGCGATCCTCAACAGTACGCGTGACCTCCAGTTCGTCGACCGCGACGACGGCTCGACCGACCTGAAGCTGATCGCGACGCTGACGCCGGTCGCCCAGCAGACGATCCGCGACTTCGCGATCAAGCAGAACATCACGACGCTGCACAACCGCATCAACGAACTCGGCGTCGCCGAGCCGGTGATCCAGCAGCAGGGCGCCGACCGCATCGTCGTGCAGCTGCCGGGCGTGCAGGACGTCGCAAAGGCGAAGGACATCCTCGGACGCACCGCGACGCTCGAAGTGCGCATGGTCGACGACAGCCCGGGCGCACTCGAAGCCGCGCTCGCCGGCAACGTGCCGTTCGGCACCGAGCTCTACACCGAGCGCGGCGGCTCGCCGCTGCTGGTGCGATCGCAGGTCGTGCTGACCGGCGACCGCCTCACCGACGCACAGCCCGGCTTCGACGGACAGACCAACGAGCCGGCCGTGCACCTGACACTCGATGCCGCCGGCAGCCGCATCTTCCGTGACATCACGCGCGAGAATGTCGGCAAGCGCATGGCGATCCTGCTGATCGAGAAGGGCAAGGGCGAAGTCGTCACCGCGCCGGTGATCCGCAGCGAGATCGGCGGCGGGCGCGTGCAGATCTCCGGCCGCATGACCACCACCGAGGCGAACGACGTCGCGCTGCTGCTGCGCGCTGGCAGCCTCGCCGCGCCGATGGAGATCATTGAGGAACGCACTGTCGGCCCGAGCCTCGGCGCCGACAACATCGCCAAGGGCTTCAATTCCACGCTGTGGGGCTTCGTCGCGATCGCGGTGTTCATGAGCGCGTATTACCTGCTGTTCGGCGTGGTGTCGGTGATCGCGCTGGCGGCAAACCTGCTGCTGCTGGTCGCACTGCTGTCACTCTTGCAGGCGACGCTGACCCTGCCCGGCATTGCGGCGATGGCGCTGACGCTGGGCATGGCGATCGACGCGAACGTGCTGATCAACGAACGCATCCGCGAGGAACTGCGCAACGGCGTATCGCCCCAGGCGGCGATCCACACCGGCTACGACCGCGCGTTCGACACCATCCTCGACTCGAACATCACGACGCTGATCGCCGGTATCGCGCTGCTGGTGTTCGGCTCCGGCCCGGTGCGCGGCTTCGCGGTCGTGCACTGCCTCGGCATCCTGACCTCGATGTTCAGCGCGATCCTGATCTCGCGCATGCTCGTGAACCTGATCTACGGCCGCCGCCGCAAGGTCGAGAGCCTGTCGATCGGCCAGATCTGGAAGCCCGGCAAGGCAGGCAACTGA
- the secF gene encoding protein translocase subunit SecF, giving the protein MEFFRIKKDIPFMRHALTFNIISLITFLLAVFFLATSGLHLSVEFTGGTLIEVTYPEAPELETVREALGDAGYPDAQVQNFGSARDVLIRLPNRDDLDTTRVSEQAMATLQSVAGPAPELRRVEFVGPQVGKELAADGAMALLLVIFGIVVYLAIRFEWRFAVSAIIANLHDVVIILGFFAFFQWEFSLPVLAAVLAVLGYSVNESVVVFDRVRETFKKRRNLSTPEVLDHAITSTISRTVITHGSTQMMVLSMLLFGGATLHYFAMALTIGILFGIYSSVLVASPLVMWLGVSREQFVKPKREKEEAVV; this is encoded by the coding sequence ATGGAATTCTTCCGCATCAAGAAAGATATCCCGTTCATGCGCCATGCGCTGACGTTCAATATCATCTCGCTCATCACCTTCCTGCTCGCGGTATTCTTCCTCGCGACCAGCGGCCTGCACCTGTCGGTCGAGTTCACCGGCGGCACGCTGATCGAAGTCACCTACCCCGAGGCGCCCGAGCTCGAAACGGTTCGCGAGGCGCTCGGCGACGCCGGCTACCCTGACGCCCAGGTACAGAATTTCGGCAGCGCCCGCGACGTGCTGATCCGTCTGCCGAACCGCGACGATCTCGACACCACGCGGGTTTCCGAGCAGGCGATGGCGACGCTGCAGTCGGTCGCCGGCCCTGCTCCGGAGCTGCGGCGCGTCGAGTTCGTCGGCCCGCAGGTCGGCAAGGAACTCGCGGCCGACGGCGCGATGGCACTGCTGCTGGTGATCTTCGGCATCGTCGTGTACCTGGCGATCCGCTTCGAATGGCGCTTCGCGGTGTCCGCGATCATCGCCAACCTCCACGACGTCGTCATCATCCTGGGCTTCTTCGCGTTCTTCCAGTGGGAGTTCTCGCTGCCGGTACTCGCCGCCGTGCTGGCGGTGCTCGGCTACTCGGTGAACGAGTCGGTCGTCGTGTTCGACCGCGTGCGCGAAACCTTCAAGAAGCGCCGCAACCTCTCGACGCCCGAGGTGCTCGACCACGCGATCACCTCGACGATCTCGCGCACGGTCATCACGCACGGCAGCACGCAGATGATGGTGCTGTCGATGCTGCTGTTCGGCGGCGCGACGCTGCACTACTTCGCCATGGCGCTGACGATCGGCATCCTGTTCGGCATCTACTCGTCGGTGCTCGTCGCAAGCCCGCTCGTGATGTGGCTCGGCGTATCGCGCGAGCAGTTCGTCAAGCCGAAGCGGGAAAAGGAAGAAGCGGTCGTCTGA
- the purB gene encoding adenylosuccinate lyase, which yields MSVSPLTALSPLDGRYHDKVAGLREHFSEHGLIRNRVKVEVAWLKALAAEPGLAEIAPFSAATVAELDALVADFSPADSEAVKAIEATTNHDVKAMEYWLKARLEHNAEVTKVSEFIHFACTSEDINNTSHALMLREGRDAVLLPALDRVIARVRELAHQHADLAMLSRTHGQPASPTTLGKEMANIAARLIRARAAIARVSLMAKFNGAVGNYNAHLSAWDEFDWEGFNRGFIESLGLEFNPYTIQIEPHDAMAELFDAMARTNTILIDACRDFWMYISLGYFKQKLKEGEVGSSTMPHKVNPIDFENAEGNLGIANGVLRHFSEKLPVSRMQRDLTDSTVLRNMGVGFGHMVLALDSCLRGLNKLEAEPARLAADLDGAWEVLAEPVQTVMRRFGIENPYEQLKAMTRGKGITREALHEFIRSLAIPEADRARLLAMTPASYIGKAAALAKRI from the coding sequence ATGTCCGTTTCGCCCCTGACCGCTCTTTCTCCGCTTGACGGCCGTTACCACGACAAGGTCGCGGGCCTGCGCGAACACTTCTCCGAGCATGGCCTGATCCGCAACCGGGTGAAAGTCGAAGTTGCCTGGTTGAAGGCGCTCGCCGCCGAACCGGGCCTCGCCGAGATCGCGCCGTTCTCCGCGGCAACCGTCGCCGAACTCGATGCCCTGGTCGCCGATTTCTCGCCCGCTGACAGCGAAGCGGTCAAGGCGATCGAGGCGACCACGAACCATGACGTCAAGGCGATGGAGTACTGGCTCAAGGCGCGCCTCGAGCATAACGCCGAAGTCACGAAAGTCTCCGAGTTCATCCATTTCGCGTGCACCTCGGAAGACATCAACAACACCTCGCACGCGCTGATGCTGCGCGAGGGGCGCGACGCGGTGCTGCTGCCGGCGCTCGATCGCGTCATCGCCCGGGTGCGCGAGCTCGCGCACCAGCACGCCGACCTGGCGATGCTGTCGCGCACCCACGGCCAGCCGGCGAGTCCGACGACGCTCGGCAAGGAGATGGCCAACATCGCCGCACGCCTGATCCGCGCGCGCGCCGCGATCGCGCGCGTGTCGCTGATGGCGAAGTTCAACGGCGCGGTCGGCAACTACAACGCCCACCTGTCGGCGTGGGACGAGTTCGACTGGGAAGGTTTCAACCGCGGCTTCATCGAGTCCCTCGGCCTCGAATTCAACCCGTACACGATCCAGATCGAGCCGCACGACGCGATGGCCGAGCTCTTCGATGCGATGGCGCGCACGAATACGATCCTGATCGATGCCTGCCGCGACTTCTGGATGTACATCTCGCTGGGCTACTTCAAGCAGAAGCTCAAGGAAGGCGAGGTCGGCTCGTCGACGATGCCGCACAAGGTCAATCCGATCGATTTCGAGAACGCCGAAGGCAACCTCGGTATCGCGAACGGCGTGTTGCGTCATTTCTCGGAAAAGCTGCCGGTGTCGCGGATGCAGCGCGACCTGACCGACTCGACGGTGCTGCGCAACATGGGCGTCGGTTTCGGCCACATGGTGCTGGCGCTCGATTCCTGCCTGCGCGGGCTGAACAAGCTCGAAGCCGAACCGGCGCGGCTCGCGGCCGACCTCGACGGCGCGTGGGAAGTGCTTGCCGAGCCGGTGCAGACGGTGATGCGCCGTTTCGGCATCGAGAACCCGTATGAGCAGCTCAAGGCGATGACGCGTGGCAAGGGCATCACGCGCGAGGCGCTGCACGAGTTCATCCGCAGCCTCGCGATTCCCGAAGCCGACCGGGCGCGGCTGCTGGCGATGACGCCGGCGAGCTACATCGGCAAGGCGGCCGCGCTCGCGAAGCGCATCTGA
- the yajC gene encoding preprotein translocase subunit YajC, which yields MFISNAYAQAAPAGDPTGGLMGMLPLILMFIVLWFLMIRPQMKRAKEHKAMVAAIAKGDEIVTQGGVAGRVTQVGENFLHVEVADNVNIIVQAQSVTNVLPKGTLKTL from the coding sequence GTGTTCATTTCCAACGCTTACGCCCAGGCCGCACCTGCGGGCGATCCGACCGGCGGCCTGATGGGCATGCTGCCGCTGATCCTGATGTTCATCGTGCTGTGGTTCCTGATGATCCGCCCGCAGATGAAGCGCGCCAAGGAACACAAGGCAATGGTCGCTGCGATCGCGAAAGGCGACGAAATCGTCACCCAGGGTGGAGTCGCCGGCCGCGTGACCCAGGTGGGCGAAAATTTCCTGCACGTCGAAGTGGCTGACAACGTCAATATCATCGTCCAGGCCCAGTCGGTCACCAACGTGCTGCCGAAGGGCACGCTGAAGACCCTGTGA
- a CDS encoding EAL domain-containing protein: MDVRRAPSRSGRSNGLDKGMNLQSKIWLGVVAVIVTIMTADLYLGYRGIEKHVRAGLDENARVVRALLMATRRVYHQQFVASGLPVDERTIGFLPAHALSRISSDFPQWIKTGLRFNNVSDRPRNPANGADAHERAAMDWFREHPTASERIAEIRDEAGRELYHFTAPIWLEPYCMGCHGEREAAPATIRDTYGEAYGYRVGDLRGLMSIKLPMDEVRARAGEVWWQQFGLRSGGYALLLVLLGGLLQRLVVRPLRELRTVAQQLERGELSVRAAVSGRDEVGELATSFNDMAAALACHDAQYARLNRIYAALSATNQMIVRVDNEAELLRRICEIAVEHGGVAMAWVGRRDPDSGNIVPVARFGAGVEYVDGLAIPLGPPGPASTGPTATAWRSNRPVVVQDYLAESATRPWHARAREFGWRSAAVFPILRGGQVHLVLKLYHTAVQAFDGKMQDLITEMVTDIGYALDRIDLVAEQARTSAALCESEAKYRKVLETSQDGFWLLDRNGLLTEVNDAYVEFSGYRRDELVGMHVTQLDASDASEVAWHIESIVEDGSATFETRHRTKSGEIKPVEVSVTFDGGRAACFSAFVRDLSRRDEAQEHIRRLSHFDTLTGLPNRSLFADLLRQAIGNAQRSGESLSVMYVDIDHFQHINDTLGHRIGDRLLVEIAERFRNAMRAENTLARLGGDEFLILLPHAQAESTAHVAEKLIVVAADPMLIEGHEMLVTSSIGIAMYPADGEDFETLLQRADTATNRAKSDGRNTYRFFTAEMQQRSARTLRLEAALRRALERNELVLHYQPQIDLVDFGRVAGVEALIRWQHPELGLVSPAEFIPIAESSGLILPIGEWVMQTALLQLKAWQLAGLPLGQVAVNLSAHQFRQQNLPATVARILAEAGLPASCLELELTESAMMDDPVAAVAMMDALHRDGVRMSIDDFGTGYSSLNYLKRFRIDKLKIDQSFVRDLTQDPEGEAIVEAIVSLARTLRFRTIAEGVEKPEQLAFLRASGCQEVQGYLFSRPLPPDELALWLRAWRPELAAK; encoded by the coding sequence ATGGACGTCCGTCGGGCCCCGTCGCGGTCCGGGAGGTCGAATGGCTTAGATAAAGGCATGAACCTGCAATCGAAAATATGGCTGGGCGTCGTGGCCGTGATCGTCACGATCATGACTGCCGACCTGTATCTCGGCTATCGCGGGATCGAAAAACACGTGCGCGCCGGACTCGACGAGAATGCGCGCGTCGTGCGGGCGCTGCTGATGGCGACGCGACGGGTCTATCACCAGCAGTTCGTCGCCAGCGGCCTGCCGGTCGACGAAAGAACCATCGGCTTTCTGCCGGCGCATGCGCTGTCCCGCATCTCGAGCGATTTTCCTCAATGGATCAAGACCGGCTTGCGGTTCAACAACGTCTCGGACCGTCCGCGCAATCCGGCCAATGGAGCCGATGCGCATGAGCGGGCTGCGATGGACTGGTTTCGCGAGCATCCGACGGCCAGCGAACGCATCGCCGAAATCCGCGACGAGGCCGGGCGGGAGCTCTATCACTTCACCGCGCCGATCTGGCTCGAGCCGTATTGCATGGGTTGTCATGGCGAGCGCGAGGCCGCGCCCGCGACGATTCGCGACACCTATGGGGAGGCCTACGGTTACAGGGTCGGTGACTTGCGCGGCCTCATGAGCATCAAGCTGCCGATGGACGAGGTGCGGGCCCGCGCGGGGGAGGTCTGGTGGCAACAGTTCGGCCTGCGCAGTGGAGGCTATGCGCTGCTCCTGGTCCTGCTCGGCGGGCTGCTGCAGCGACTCGTGGTGCGGCCGTTGCGCGAGTTGCGCACGGTCGCGCAGCAACTGGAGCGTGGCGAGCTGTCGGTCCGCGCCGCGGTGTCGGGGCGCGACGAGGTCGGCGAACTGGCGACCAGTTTCAACGACATGGCCGCAGCGCTCGCATGTCACGATGCGCAATACGCCCGGCTGAACCGGATCTATGCGGCGCTCTCGGCGACGAACCAGATGATCGTGCGGGTCGACAACGAAGCCGAGTTGCTGCGGCGCATCTGCGAAATCGCGGTGGAGCATGGCGGCGTGGCGATGGCATGGGTCGGACGGCGCGATCCGGACAGTGGCAACATCGTCCCCGTCGCGCGTTTTGGCGCGGGTGTCGAGTATGTCGACGGGCTGGCGATTCCGCTCGGGCCGCCCGGTCCCGCATCCACCGGGCCGACTGCCACCGCGTGGCGCAGCAATCGTCCGGTTGTCGTGCAGGATTATCTCGCCGAGAGTGCGACACGGCCCTGGCATGCCCGGGCGCGCGAATTCGGATGGCGCTCGGCTGCGGTGTTCCCGATCCTGCGCGGCGGGCAGGTGCATCTGGTGCTCAAGCTCTACCACACCGCTGTCCAGGCGTTCGATGGGAAGATGCAGGATCTGATCACCGAGATGGTGACCGACATCGGCTACGCGCTCGACCGCATCGACCTGGTCGCCGAGCAGGCACGAACCAGCGCCGCGCTGTGCGAGAGCGAAGCGAAATACCGCAAGGTGCTCGAAACGTCGCAGGACGGCTTCTGGCTGCTCGACCGCAACGGCCTGCTGACCGAAGTCAATGACGCTTACGTCGAGTTCTCGGGCTATCGCCGTGACGAGCTGGTCGGCATGCACGTCACGCAGCTCGATGCCTCCGACGCCTCGGAAGTGGCGTGGCATATCGAATCCATCGTCGAGGACGGCAGCGCCACTTTCGAGACGCGCCACCGCACGAAGTCGGGCGAAATCAAGCCGGTCGAAGTCAGCGTCACCTTCGATGGCGGGCGCGCAGCATGTTTCTCGGCGTTCGTGCGCGACCTGTCGCGGCGCGACGAGGCGCAGGAGCATATCCGGCGCCTGTCCCATTTCGACACGCTCACCGGGCTGCCCAACCGCAGCCTGTTCGCGGACCTGTTGCGCCAGGCGATCGGGAACGCGCAACGCAGCGGCGAGTCGCTGAGCGTGATGTACGTCGACATCGATCACTTCCAGCACATCAACGACACGCTCGGTCATCGCATCGGCGACAGGCTGCTGGTCGAGATCGCCGAACGTTTCCGGAATGCCATGCGCGCGGAAAACACGCTGGCACGTCTCGGCGGAGACGAGTTCCTGATCCTGCTGCCGCACGCTCAGGCCGAGAGTACCGCCCATGTGGCCGAGAAACTGATCGTCGTCGCCGCCGACCCGATGCTGATCGAAGGTCACGAGATGCTGGTGACGTCGTCGATCGGCATCGCGATGTATCCGGCTGATGGCGAGGACTTCGAGACGCTGCTGCAGAGGGCCGATACCGCGACGAACCGGGCGAAGAGCGACGGGCGCAACACTTACCGGTTCTTTACCGCGGAGATGCAGCAGCGTTCGGCGCGCACGCTGCGGCTCGAGGCTGCGCTGCGGCGCGCGCTGGAGCGCAACGAACTGGTGCTGCACTATCAGCCGCAGATCGATCTCGTCGACTTCGGGCGGGTGGCCGGCGTCGAGGCGCTGATCCGCTGGCAACATCCGGAGCTCGGTCTGGTGTCGCCGGCGGAGTTCATTCCGATTGCGGAGAGCAGCGGGCTGATCCTGCCGATCGGGGAGTGGGTCATGCAGACTGCGCTCCTGCAACTCAAGGCGTGGCAGCTCGCCGGGCTGCCGCTGGGCCAGGTGGCGGTCAACCTGTCGGCGCACCAGTTCCGCCAGCAGAACCTGCCCGCCACCGTGGCGCGCATTCTCGCCGAAGCGGGCCTGCCCGCCAGTTGCCTGGAACTCGAGCTGACCGAAAGTGCGATGATGGATGATCCTGTCGCGGCGGTGGCGATGATGGACGCGCTGCACCGGGATGGCGTGCGCATGTCGATCGACGATTTCGGCACCGGATATTCGTCGCTCAATTACCTCAAGCGCTTCCGCATCGACAAGCTCAAGATCGACCAGTCGTTTGTCCGCGACCTGACCCAGGACCCCGAAGGCGAAGCCATCGTCGAGGCGATCGTCAGCCTCGCCCGCACGTTGAGGTTCCGCACCATCGCGGAAGGCGTGGAAAAACCGGAACAGCTCGCCTTTCTGCGCGCGAGCGGCTGCCAGGAGGTGCAGGGCTACCTGTTCAGCCGGCCACTGCCGCCCGACGAATTGGCTTTGTGGCTGCGGGCGTGGCGTCCGGAACTGGCAGCGAAATGA
- the tgt gene encoding tRNA guanosine(34) transglycosylase Tgt yields the protein MQFELLAQHGAARRGRLTLAHGTVDTPAFMPVGTYGTVKAMTPAALADTGAQICLGNTFHLWLRPGLDVVAAHGGLHRFMNWDRPILTDSGGFQVFSLGALRKISEEGVKFASPIDGAKLFLTPEESMRIQTVLNSDIAMIFDECTPHPATHDEAAKSMQLSLRWARRSRDEFDRLANPNALFGIVQGGMFEDLRDESLAALDAIGFSGYAIGGLSVGEPKEDMARILAHTAPRLPAGRPRYLMGVGTPEDIVAGVAAGIDMFDCVMPTRNARNGWLFTRYGDIKIKNATHKQDTRPLDPSCDCYTCRNFSRAYLHHLHRAGEILGSMLNTIHNLRYYQTLTAELRAAIVAGDFGSHVARFRSDRSTGTR from the coding sequence ATGCAATTTGAACTCCTCGCCCAGCACGGCGCCGCGCGCCGCGGCCGCCTCACGCTCGCCCACGGCACCGTCGACACCCCGGCGTTCATGCCGGTCGGCACCTACGGCACCGTCAAGGCAATGACTCCCGCCGCGCTCGCCGACACGGGCGCGCAGATCTGTCTCGGCAACACGTTCCACCTGTGGCTGCGCCCCGGGCTCGACGTCGTCGCGGCGCACGGCGGGCTGCACCGCTTCATGAACTGGGACCGGCCGATCCTTACCGATTCCGGCGGTTTCCAGGTGTTCAGCCTCGGCGCGCTGCGCAAGATCAGCGAGGAAGGGGTGAAGTTCGCGTCGCCGATCGACGGCGCGAAACTCTTCCTGACGCCGGAAGAGTCGATGCGCATCCAGACGGTGCTGAACTCCGACATTGCGATGATCTTCGACGAATGCACACCGCACCCCGCGACGCACGACGAGGCGGCGAAGTCGATGCAGCTGAGCCTGCGCTGGGCGCGGCGCTCGCGCGACGAGTTCGACCGGCTCGCGAACCCCAACGCGCTGTTCGGCATCGTCCAGGGCGGCATGTTCGAGGATCTGCGCGATGAATCGCTGGCTGCACTCGACGCGATAGGTTTCTCCGGCTATGCGATCGGCGGCCTGTCGGTCGGCGAACCGAAGGAAGACATGGCGCGCATCCTCGCCCACACCGCGCCGCGACTGCCCGCCGGCCGGCCGCGCTACCTGATGGGCGTCGGCACGCCGGAGGACATTGTCGCCGGCGTGGCCGCCGGCATCGACATGTTCGACTGCGTGATGCCGACCCGCAACGCGCGAAACGGCTGGCTCTTCACCCGCTATGGCGACATCAAGATCAAGAACGCGACGCACAAGCAGGACACCCGCCCGCTCGACCCGTCGTGCGACTGCTACACCTGCCGCAACTTCAGCCGCGCCTATCTGCATCACCTGCACCGCGCCGGCGAAATCCTCGGCAGCATGCTGAACACCATCCACAACCTGCGCTATTACCAGACGCTGACCGCGGAGCTGCGCGCGGCGATCGTTGCCGGCGACTTCGGTAGCCACGTCGCGCGCTTCCGCTCGGATCGTTCGACCGGTACCCGTTGA
- the apaG gene encoding Co2+/Mg2+ efflux protein ApaG: protein MSESEKYRIKVEATAEFVPGQSDPDENRYVFAYHITLTNTGQVPAQLISRHWIITDGVGKVQEVRGLGVIGEQPMLAPGQQFSYSSGSVLETPVGTMQGSYQMAAEDGHRFDAEIPPFMLAMPRVLH, encoded by the coding sequence ATGAGCGAATCCGAAAAATATCGCATCAAGGTGGAAGCCACCGCCGAGTTTGTCCCGGGACAATCCGACCCGGACGAAAACCGTTACGTATTCGCATACCACATCACGCTGACGAATACCGGCCAGGTGCCCGCGCAGCTGATCAGCCGGCACTGGATCATCACCGACGGAGTCGGCAAGGTCCAGGAAGTGCGCGGACTCGGGGTGATAGGCGAACAGCCGATGCTCGCGCCGGGGCAGCAGTTCAGCTATTCGAGCGGGTCCGTCCTCGAAACCCCGGTCGGCACGATGCAGGGCAGCTACCAGATGGCGGCCGAGGATGGCCACCGTTTCGACGCCGAGATCCCGCCCTTCATGCTGGCGATGCCGCGCGTGCTGCACTGA